One Synergistota bacterium DNA window includes the following coding sequences:
- a CDS encoding glycosyltransferase encodes MDWAENVITIEPRRFQSNMEYLRTLILSSDSFLKIRNDVPDIYHRLKEVTEIFSPNFIVLSHSYMGFLIPSLRKLFPGSKILIDLHNLEWRAYQNELSEDDFIKRAIALINYVRLKEEEKKALSSCDGIIFPSPIEGKFGAFFEKPMLWRPARFSEEGILSEDELLRNRDILLTSSLNVDFICEEILEFLEKVWLRYKRVFRNANFWLVGREPLSWFREKASEFEGVHLTGWIDDVSPYVRKSRIFVAPFRRTMGSLTKIVSAWSWGLPVITTTIVARGLKCEPGKHLLVGRDLDELLVCCLRVARDDRLALSLTKEARELVDREYSLDVFINRFERWVKKLS; translated from the coding sequence ATTCTTTCATCGGACAGCTTTCTGAAAATCAGAAATGATGTCCCGGATATCTACCACAGGCTTAAAGAAGTGACTGAGATTTTTTCTCCTAACTTTATAGTTTTAAGCCATTCTTATATGGGCTTTCTAATCCCTTCCTTACGCAAGCTTTTTCCGGGGAGCAAGATCTTGATTGATCTTCATAACTTAGAATGGCGTGCTTATCAGAATGAGCTTTCTGAAGATGATTTCATAAAAAGGGCTATAGCGCTTATAAACTACGTTAGATTGAAGGAGGAAGAGAAAAAGGCTTTATCATCCTGTGATGGAATTATTTTCCCTTCGCCGATAGAAGGGAAATTCGGTGCTTTCTTTGAAAAGCCAATGCTGTGGAGACCTGCCCGCTTCTCGGAAGAAGGAATTTTATCTGAAGACGAGCTTTTAAGGAATCGTGATATCCTTCTTACCTCGAGCTTAAACGTGGATTTCATATGTGAGGAAATACTCGAGTTTTTAGAAAAGGTTTGGCTTAGGTATAAGAGAGTTTTTAGAAACGCTAACTTCTGGTTGGTGGGAAGAGAGCCTTTAAGCTGGTTTAGGGAGAAAGCCTCTGAGTTCGAAGGTGTTCACCTTACGGGATGGATTGATGATGTTTCTCCTTATGTTAGGAAATCGAGAATTTTTGTAGCTCCTTTTAGGAGAACTATGGGAAGTCTCACGAAAATTGTAAGTGCATGGTCGTGGGGATTACCGGTGATTACCACAACCATTGTTGCAAGGGGGTTGAAGTGTGAGCCTGGCAAGCATTTGCTGGTTGGAAGGGATTTGGATGAGCTCTTGGTTTGCTGCTTGAGAGTTGCGAGAGATGACAGGCTTGCTTTAAGTCTGACTAAGGAAGCGCGTGAGCTCGTGGATAGGGAATATTCTCTTGACGTTTTTATCAACCGTTTTGAAAGGTGGGTGAAGAAACTATCATGA